The following proteins are co-located in the Halorussus caseinilyticus genome:
- a CDS encoding DUF7405 family protein produces MDDSEPTEPGRLSRRQFAKAAVAIGGASALSACMGRNGEPDVSNGPDDLSTLPARQHAWNEFLPTDDHGNDVAPRHRVLLLLNYASDGTPSDGDRKTVESAFESLERAYERGNDGLLFTVGYSPSYFERFDADLPESVDLQQPKALAPFEDPELDQQDAVVHLASDHASVVLAAEEALLGEKSEVNGVEMDADLTGVFEKADRRTGFVGSGLPAENQDAEGIPDDEPVSEDSPLFMGFKSGFKKNQASEDRVTIQDGPFADGTTHQLSKIQLKLEQWYEQDSRSQRVSKMFCPVHAEEDLVEGVGENLGDSAKMSEKGCPAHTEDHARTKGMVGHSQKSARARDDDDSPLMIRRDFDSTDGGQAGLHFVSVQRTISDFVDTREAMNGEDVAEKSAVGQKNNNGILQYMEVLRRGNFLLPPRKHRSLPKPNP; encoded by the coding sequence ATGGACGATAGCGAACCAACCGAACCCGGACGACTCTCTCGACGACAGTTCGCCAAGGCCGCCGTCGCCATCGGCGGTGCCTCGGCGCTGTCGGCGTGCATGGGTCGCAACGGCGAACCGGACGTGTCGAACGGACCAGACGACCTCTCGACGCTCCCCGCGCGCCAGCACGCGTGGAACGAATTCCTGCCGACCGACGACCACGGCAACGATGTCGCGCCGCGCCACCGCGTCCTGCTCTTGCTGAACTACGCCAGCGACGGGACGCCGAGCGACGGCGACCGGAAAACCGTCGAGTCGGCGTTCGAGAGCCTCGAACGCGCCTACGAGCGAGGCAACGACGGCCTGCTCTTTACCGTGGGCTACTCGCCGTCGTACTTCGAGCGATTCGACGCCGACCTCCCCGAGTCGGTCGATTTACAGCAACCGAAGGCGCTCGCGCCGTTCGAGGACCCGGAACTCGACCAGCAGGACGCCGTGGTCCACCTCGCCAGCGACCACGCGTCGGTCGTGTTGGCCGCCGAGGAAGCTCTCCTCGGCGAGAAGTCGGAGGTCAACGGCGTCGAGATGGACGCCGACCTCACCGGCGTCTTCGAGAAGGCCGACCGCCGGACGGGATTCGTCGGTAGCGGTCTGCCCGCCGAGAATCAGGACGCGGAGGGCATCCCGGACGACGAACCGGTCTCGGAGGACTCGCCGCTGTTCATGGGTTTCAAGTCGGGATTCAAGAAGAATCAGGCCAGCGAGGACCGCGTGACGATTCAGGACGGGCCGTTCGCGGACGGGACGACCCACCAACTCTCGAAGATTCAGTTGAAACTCGAACAGTGGTACGAGCAGGACAGTCGGTCACAGCGCGTCTCGAAGATGTTCTGCCCGGTCCACGCCGAGGAGGACCTCGTGGAGGGCGTCGGCGAGAACCTCGGCGACTCCGCGAAGATGTCCGAGAAGGGGTGTCCGGCCCACACCGAGGACCACGCCCGAACGAAGGGGATGGTCGGCCACTCCCAGAAGTCGGCCCGCGCGCGGGACGACGACGACTCGCCGCTGATGATTCGCCGCGACTTCGACTCGACGGACGGCGGGCAAGCGGGTCTGCACTTCGTCTCGGTCCAGCGCACCATCTCTGACTTCGTGGACACCCGCGAAGCGATGAACGGCGAGGACGTGGCCGAGAAGTCGGCGGTCGGTCAGAAGAACAACAACGGCATCCTCCAGTACATGGAGGTCCTCCGGCGCGGGAACTTCCTGCTCCCGCCGCGGAAACACCGGTCGCTCCCGAAGCCGAATCCGTAA
- a CDS encoding fumarylacetoacetate hydrolase family protein, whose product MRKVRFRDPAGSTRVGEWTDDGIEFADRTYDESEVEVLPPSDPTKIVCVGLNYADHAAERDKEPPERPLLFLKPPNAVSGHGDTVSLPAGKERVDHEAELAVVMGEQARHVAADEAMEYVAGFTCMDDVSNRDDQDREQNWVRGKAFDNSAPLGPVLATPDEVPDDASVELRVNGETRQSSSREEFIWSVPELVEEITTYLTLEPGDVISTGTPAGVAPLEPGDEVAVEVEGVGVLRHDVA is encoded by the coding sequence ATGCGAAAAGTCAGATTCCGCGACCCGGCGGGAAGCACCCGCGTCGGCGAGTGGACCGACGACGGCATCGAGTTCGCCGACCGGACCTACGACGAGTCCGAAGTCGAGGTCCTCCCGCCGAGCGACCCCACCAAAATCGTCTGCGTGGGCCTGAACTACGCCGACCACGCCGCCGAGCGAGACAAGGAACCCCCCGAGCGACCCCTGCTGTTTCTCAAACCCCCCAACGCGGTGTCGGGCCACGGCGACACCGTGTCGCTCCCCGCCGGAAAGGAGCGGGTGGACCACGAGGCCGAGTTAGCCGTCGTGATGGGCGAACAGGCCCGGCACGTCGCCGCGGACGAGGCGATGGAGTACGTCGCCGGATTCACCTGCATGGACGACGTGTCGAACCGCGACGACCAAGACCGCGAGCAGAACTGGGTCCGCGGGAAGGCCTTCGACAACTCCGCACCGCTCGGCCCGGTGCTGGCAACCCCCGACGAGGTACCGGACGACGCCAGCGTCGAGTTGCGCGTGAACGGCGAGACCCGCCAATCGTCTTCGCGCGAGGAGTTCATCTGGTCTGTCCCGGAACTCGTCGAGGAGATTACGACCTACCTCACGCTCGAACCCGGCGACGTGATTTCGACCGGCACGCCCGCGGGCGTGGCCCCACTCGAACCCGGCGACGAGGTGGCAGTCGAAGTCGAGGGCGTCGGCGTGCTTCGCCACGACGTGGCGTAG
- a CDS encoding phenylacetate--CoA ligase family protein, with amino-acid sequence MSEMWNPILETMALDDLRAYQLDQFREQVEHAKDDSPFYAEKLSGISPDDITSLADVRELPTTTKDELREAQREGDGLYGDLLAEDAESVVSYHQTSGTTGRPVRQADSLPDWEWWTDSWATVLWAQGVRPDDRVFLPFSYSVFVAFWAAHAAAERIGAEVIPGGGMSSAQRVEKIETLDPTVVAVTPTYAFRLAEVAEQEGIDLAETAIETVVCAGEPGASVPSTKDELEALWGADVYDHAGATEAGAWGFACDGDTLGLHFNEARFLVEVLDGDDEPVGPGETGRLVVTPLNRSAQPYVRFELKDRIRLAEESCDCGRTFRVTDGGVLGREDEFRTINGTLLSPRAVEDVVHGYDPVTNEFRVRIEDHPEKDLDTLELRVEADGEYDYDADRIATELDKELKKRTHLSFDVDVSSPGTLDRNELKSDRFTDARTRRTQYEQ; translated from the coding sequence ATGAGCGAGATGTGGAATCCAATCCTCGAAACCATGGCGCTCGACGACCTTCGGGCGTATCAACTCGACCAGTTTCGAGAGCAGGTAGAACACGCGAAAGACGACTCCCCGTTCTACGCCGAGAAGCTATCGGGCATCTCTCCCGACGACATCACGTCGCTGGCGGACGTGCGCGAACTCCCGACGACGACGAAAGACGAACTCCGGGAGGCCCAACGCGAGGGCGACGGACTCTACGGGGACCTCCTCGCCGAGGACGCGGAGTCGGTCGTCTCGTACCACCAGACCTCCGGAACCACCGGCCGACCCGTCAGACAGGCCGACTCGCTCCCCGACTGGGAGTGGTGGACCGACTCGTGGGCGACGGTCCTCTGGGCGCAGGGCGTCCGACCCGACGACCGGGTGTTTCTCCCGTTCTCCTACAGCGTCTTCGTGGCGTTCTGGGCCGCCCACGCCGCCGCCGAGCGAATCGGCGCGGAGGTCATCCCCGGCGGCGGGATGTCCTCGGCACAGCGAGTCGAGAAAATCGAGACGCTGGACCCCACCGTCGTCGCGGTGACGCCGACCTACGCCTTCCGCCTCGCGGAAGTCGCCGAACAGGAGGGAATCGACCTCGCGGAGACGGCGATAGAGACCGTCGTCTGCGCGGGTGAACCGGGTGCCAGCGTCCCGAGTACGAAGGACGAACTCGAAGCGCTCTGGGGCGCAGACGTGTACGACCACGCCGGGGCGACGGAGGCGGGAGCGTGGGGATTCGCCTGCGACGGCGACACTCTCGGACTCCACTTCAACGAGGCCCGCTTCCTCGTGGAAGTCCTCGACGGGGACGACGAACCCGTCGGTCCCGGCGAGACGGGCCGTCTCGTCGTGACGCCGCTGAATCGCTCCGCCCAACCCTACGTCCGCTTCGAACTCAAAGACCGGATTCGACTCGCCGAGGAGTCCTGTGACTGCGGCCGGACGTTCCGGGTGACCGACGGCGGCGTTCTGGGCCGCGAAGACGAGTTCCGGACGATAAACGGCACGCTGTTGTCGCCCCGTGCCGTCGAGGACGTGGTTCACGGCTACGACCCCGTGACCAACGAGTTCCGCGTGCGCATCGAGGACCACCCCGAGAAGGACCTCGACACTCTCGAACTCCGGGTCGAGGCCGACGGGGAGTACGACTACGACGCCGACCGAATCGCGACCGAACTCGACAAGGAACTGAAAAAGCGGACCCACCTGAGCTTCGACGTGGACGTGTCGAGTCCCGGAACCTTGGACCGCAACGAACTGAAGAGCGACCGATTCACCGACGCCCGCACCCGCCGAACCCAGTACGAACAATGA
- a CDS encoding DoxX family protein: MSVVGTAVLGIKGLLGIAMLGAGGMKVAGAEQLVEDFDRFGYPQWFRSVTGGIEVVAGLALFASFVTTSTAALAAGLVVAAVMAGAVVTHARAGDATSEMVPPAALFVLALVVSSYSAGFLG; encoded by the coding sequence ATGAGTGTCGTCGGCACCGCGGTTCTCGGTATCAAGGGACTGCTCGGGATTGCGATGCTGGGCGCGGGAGGCATGAAAGTCGCGGGGGCCGAACAACTCGTCGAGGACTTCGACCGGTTCGGCTATCCCCAGTGGTTCCGAAGCGTGACCGGCGGCATCGAAGTGGTGGCGGGTCTCGCCCTGTTCGCCAGTTTCGTCACGACATCGACGGCGGCGCTCGCGGCGGGTCTCGTCGTCGCCGCGGTGATGGCCGGGGCCGTCGTCACGCACGCCCGAGCGGGAGACGCCACTTCGGAGATGGTTCCGCCCGCGGCGCTGTTCGTGCTGGCACTGGTCGTCAGTTCCTACAGCGCAGGTTTCCTCGGATAA
- the menA gene encoding 1,4-dihydroxy-2-naphthoate octaprenyltransferase, protein METTDVDKVSRTKAWLLATRPMTVPVGVSPILVGAGLAVHEGIFVLELAVASLVAMLLNQQGTHFVNDYYDAIRGIDTDDREGFTRVTQAGLLPAEHVKQGIWVVYALTFIAGIYPVYVGGVPMLVTGVFLAVTGFLYAGPPVYYADNGLGDLAIFWVFGVFPAGATYYLMAVKSAGVGAFPVEIPAGTVPMEAFVASLAPAGLATAMMIINNMRDRETDMEAGKRTMPVRFGYGFSRAEFVAMLGLVYLAPVVLWANYGFEIWVLLPLASIPYAVSVTRQVLNNTDEVLNRALVREGHLTTLYSVLFAVGASVPAVL, encoded by the coding sequence ATGGAAACTACCGACGTAGACAAAGTATCGCGGACGAAAGCGTGGTTGCTGGCTACTCGGCCGATGACGGTACCGGTCGGCGTGTCGCCGATTCTCGTCGGCGCGGGGTTGGCCGTCCACGAAGGTATCTTCGTCCTCGAACTCGCGGTGGCCTCGCTCGTTGCGATGCTACTCAACCAGCAGGGTACCCACTTCGTCAACGACTACTACGACGCCATCCGAGGCATCGACACCGACGACAGGGAGGGATTCACCCGCGTCACCCAAGCGGGACTGCTCCCGGCCGAACACGTCAAACAGGGCATCTGGGTCGTCTACGCGCTGACGTTTATCGCGGGCATCTACCCCGTCTACGTCGGCGGGGTCCCGATGCTCGTCACCGGCGTCTTCCTCGCGGTGACTGGGTTCCTCTACGCCGGACCGCCTGTCTACTACGCCGACAACGGACTCGGCGACTTGGCTATCTTCTGGGTCTTCGGCGTGTTCCCCGCGGGTGCGACCTACTACCTGATGGCGGTCAAGTCGGCGGGCGTCGGCGCGTTCCCCGTCGAAATCCCGGCGGGCACCGTCCCGATGGAGGCGTTCGTCGCTAGTCTGGCACCCGCGGGTCTCGCCACCGCGATGATGATTATCAACAACATGCGCGACCGGGAGACCGACATGGAGGCGGGCAAGCGGACGATGCCGGTCCGATTCGGTTACGGCTTCAGTCGCGCGGAGTTCGTGGCGATGCTCGGACTCGTCTACCTCGCGCCCGTCGTACTGTGGGCGAACTACGGCTTCGAAATCTGGGTCCTCCTCCCCCTCGCGTCGATTCCCTACGCGGTCAGCGTTACCCGACAGGTGCTGAACAACACCGACGAGGTGCTGAACCGGGCGCTGGTCCGCGAGGGACACCTGACCACGCTCTACTCGGTGCTGTTCGCAGTCGGCGCGAGCGTTCCGGCGGTCCTCTAA
- a CDS encoding FAD-dependent monooxygenase yields the protein MSEKAEKSPVVVAGAGPTGMTAALALRARGVPTTIVEADSEDRNRDGTRAIYVHGSTLRTLERIDPGLGKRLVERGLVWPTRRTLWRGEEVFSRTYDDPGGSGDIPHFTSLPQTDTETFLRDALEENGVEIQWDSAVERVESGPDGVRLETAGGDVWETEYLVGADGAGSTVRNEIGVDFRGSQSENSFVIVDVEETPENPLPNERVFHYEHPGVGGRNVLVVPFTGGWRVDIQCKESDDPDRLCSEEVLGEMIARILGERYRSRVSWVSEYKFKQVTANSFVDDHRRVLLAGEAAHLFAPYGARGMNSGVADADEAASAIAVANRAETEPVARAEVELYAARRQKAAEFNKDAAGQALKHLRDDSIVTRTKKAAAAKLADYWEDAGEWLDDAPYGPHGSPPITSIGQY from the coding sequence ATGTCAGAGAAGGCGGAAAAATCACCGGTCGTCGTGGCTGGCGCTGGTCCGACCGGGATGACCGCGGCGCTCGCGCTCCGGGCCCGCGGCGTCCCGACGACGATTGTAGAGGCCGACTCCGAGGACCGGAACCGGGACGGCACTCGCGCGATATACGTCCACGGTTCGACGCTCCGGACCCTCGAACGCATCGACCCCGGACTCGGCAAGCGGCTGGTCGAGAGGGGTCTCGTCTGGCCGACGCGACGGACGCTCTGGCGCGGCGAGGAAGTGTTCTCGCGGACGTACGACGACCCCGGCGGGTCGGGCGACATCCCCCACTTCACCAGTCTGCCCCAGACCGACACGGAGACGTTCCTCCGGGACGCACTCGAAGAGAACGGCGTCGAAATCCAATGGGACTCGGCGGTCGAACGCGTCGAATCCGGTCCCGACGGCGTTCGCCTCGAAACCGCGGGCGGCGACGTGTGGGAGACGGAGTACCTCGTCGGTGCCGACGGTGCCGGTTCGACGGTCCGAAACGAAATCGGCGTGGACTTCCGGGGAAGCCAATCCGAGAACTCCTTCGTCATCGTGGATGTCGAAGAGACGCCCGAGAACCCCCTGCCGAACGAACGGGTGTTCCACTACGAGCATCCCGGCGTTGGCGGGCGAAACGTGCTGGTCGTCCCGTTCACGGGCGGGTGGCGCGTGGACATCCAGTGCAAGGAGTCCGACGACCCGGACCGACTCTGTAGCGAGGAGGTCCTCGGCGAGATGATAGCCAGAATCCTCGGCGAGCGATACCGGTCGCGGGTGTCGTGGGTCTCGGAGTACAAGTTCAAGCAGGTGACGGCGAACTCGTTCGTGGACGACCACCGGCGCGTCCTGTTGGCGGGAGAGGCCGCCCACCTGTTCGCGCCCTACGGCGCGCGAGGGATGAACTCGGGGGTCGCCGACGCCGACGAAGCGGCGTCGGCCATCGCGGTGGCGAACCGCGCGGAGACCGAACCGGTCGCGCGCGCCGAAGTCGAACTGTACGCCGCGCGACGGCAGAAGGCCGCCGAGTTCAACAAGGACGCCGCGGGACAGGCCCTGAAACACCTCCGGGACGACAGTATCGTGACGAGGACCAAGAAAGCCGCCGCCGCGAAACTAGCCGACTACTGGGAGGACGCGGGCGAGTGGCTAGACGACGCCCCTTACGGACCCCACGGTAGCCCCCCGATTACGAGCATCGGCCAGTACTGA
- a CDS encoding chorismate--pyruvate lyase family protein translates to MTSDIHTIRSKEQCTTIDDETFSTVERLILTHDGTVMRLLETLTGQSVDVDIVTRTVREDMLYRHVKLKPPGDSEPLAWAESEVDLASLDAEYADELREGNVGIGKLFREQRSETFRELVDVGLVTADDRRPSFVEPDAEVLFERTYDIYHDDTDIMTITEYFPKGEFEQFLP, encoded by the coding sequence ATGACCTCGGATATTCACACAATCCGTTCCAAAGAGCAGTGTACGACCATAGACGACGAGACGTTCTCGACGGTCGAACGCCTGATTCTCACGCACGACGGGACCGTGATGCGACTGCTCGAAACGCTCACCGGGCAGTCGGTCGATGTGGACATCGTTACGCGAACCGTCCGCGAGGACATGCTCTATCGACACGTGAAGCTAAAACCGCCCGGCGACTCCGAACCGCTGGCGTGGGCCGAATCCGAAGTCGATTTGGCGAGTCTCGACGCCGAGTACGCCGACGAACTCCGCGAGGGGAACGTCGGTATCGGGAAGTTGTTCCGGGAACAGCGTTCCGAGACGTTCCGGGAACTCGTGGACGTGGGTCTCGTGACCGCCGACGACCGACGCCCCTCGTTCGTCGAACCCGACGCGGAAGTGCTGTTCGAGCGAACCTACGACATCTACCACGACGACACCGACATCATGACGATTACCGAGTACTTCCCGAAGGGCGAGTTCGAGCAGTTCCTCCCGTAG
- a CDS encoding iron transporter: MQRRDFLRASAPLGLAGFAGCTGMLETESSSGQFTTVADRGKKVYYPSHIDGMKMVGMGGSGRYKAGLMYSAPHAFWTITGTDTNLAQVGEDVTAHLMATIWDKQTKTVLPTANVSAKILKDGNEVDSRSLWPMLSQNMGYHFGDNVELDGDGTYTAELSIGAMQARRMGDLQGAFGEQTTFEVEFEHTRDKLGNISYENLPDKKGTAGAIEPMDMKMPIAQVPESGDLPGVLGEGSTGDANFVAFSPDETPHFVADGKSYLAVSARTPYNRYPLPFMSLSATLNRDGSAVYDDILRPAVDPELGYHYGAAVDGVESGDQLTVTVDAPPQVSRHEGYETAFVQMSEMQMTL, translated from the coding sequence ATGCAACGACGCGACTTCCTTCGTGCCAGCGCACCGCTCGGTCTCGCTGGTTTCGCAGGATGCACCGGAATGCTGGAAACCGAATCGTCGTCCGGGCAGTTCACTACTGTCGCCGACCGAGGGAAGAAAGTCTACTACCCCTCTCACATCGACGGGATGAAGATGGTCGGCATGGGCGGGTCGGGCCGCTACAAGGCGGGCCTGATGTACAGCGCACCCCACGCCTTCTGGACGATTACGGGCACCGACACCAACCTCGCACAGGTCGGCGAGGACGTGACCGCCCACCTGATGGCGACGATTTGGGACAAGCAGACCAAGACCGTTCTCCCGACCGCGAACGTCTCGGCGAAAATTCTGAAGGACGGCAACGAGGTCGATTCCCGGAGCCTCTGGCCGATGCTCTCCCAGAACATGGGGTATCACTTCGGCGACAACGTGGAACTCGACGGTGACGGCACCTACACCGCGGAACTCTCGATAGGCGCGATGCAGGCCCGTCGGATGGGCGACCTGCAGGGCGCGTTCGGCGAACAGACCACCTTCGAGGTGGAGTTCGAACACACCCGCGACAAACTGGGTAACATCTCGTACGAGAACCTCCCCGACAAGAAGGGCACGGCGGGCGCAATCGAACCGATGGACATGAAGATGCCCATCGCGCAGGTCCCCGAGTCCGGAGACCTGCCGGGCGTCCTCGGCGAGGGGTCCACGGGCGACGCCAACTTCGTGGCGTTCTCGCCCGACGAGACGCCCCACTTCGTCGCCGACGGCAAGTCCTACCTCGCGGTGTCGGCCCGGACGCCGTACAACCGCTACCCCCTGCCGTTCATGTCGCTGTCGGCGACCCTGAACCGCGACGGGTCGGCGGTCTACGACGACATCCTCCGACCCGCGGTAGACCCCGAACTCGGCTACCACTACGGCGCGGCGGTTGACGGCGTGGAGTCGGGCGACCAGCTCACGGTGACGGTGGACGCGCCGCCGCAGGTCTCGCGCCACGAGGGGTACGAGACGGCGTTCGTCCAGATGTCGGAGATGCAGATGACCCTGTAA
- a CDS encoding MFS transporter codes for MSTPRAGTADVANLAHPRRALATVVAVVFLDLLGFGIIIPILPFYVRSFGVSDVYIGLLAASYSAMQFAFAPALGSLSDRRGRRPVLLVSILGSVVAWTVFGLAGTVWVLFASRMLAGAMGGNLAAAQAYVADVTPPERRAGAFGLVGAAFGLGFVFGPALGGFFASDPVVALARDVLPAAIPATRFSLPSFAAAGLSLLNFGFTVLFLEESSVRRETTEATRAVVGWVETFRNALADDALRGLVVAFFLLSVAFSGVQVMFIPFAADQFGFGASETALLLTYIGVLGVAFQGVLVGRLSRRYPDSSLAVAGAALLLVSLAALPFSPVLGRTLFPALGGAVGPPFLTRELLALVLVLPGLSLGNALLSVSLTTLVSKAAGAAVQGSAFGLTQGAGSLGRTVGPPVMAALYVVAFWTPFVVGAGLLVVTLAVLVRRSRGVVGPVGAD; via the coding sequence ATGAGTACCCCCAGAGCCGGGACCGCCGACGTTGCGAACCTCGCACATCCGCGGCGCGCGCTGGCGACGGTCGTCGCCGTGGTGTTTCTCGACCTACTCGGGTTCGGCATCATTATTCCGATTCTCCCGTTCTACGTCCGCAGTTTCGGCGTCAGCGACGTGTATATCGGCCTGCTCGCGGCGTCCTACTCGGCGATGCAGTTCGCGTTCGCCCCGGCGCTCGGTTCGCTCTCGGACCGCCGCGGGCGGCGACCAGTCCTCCTCGTCTCGATTCTGGGGAGCGTCGTCGCGTGGACCGTCTTCGGACTCGCCGGGACCGTCTGGGTGCTGTTCGCCTCCCGGATGCTCGCGGGTGCGATGGGCGGCAACCTCGCGGCCGCGCAAGCCTACGTCGCGGACGTGACGCCGCCGGAGCGACGGGCGGGCGCGTTCGGTCTCGTCGGCGCGGCGTTCGGTCTCGGGTTCGTCTTCGGCCCGGCGCTCGGCGGCTTTTTCGCCAGCGACCCCGTGGTGGCGCTCGCCCGCGACGTACTCCCGGCCGCGATTCCGGCGACTCGGTTCTCCCTCCCGAGTTTCGCCGCCGCGGGGCTGAGTCTCCTGAACTTCGGCTTCACGGTCCTGTTCCTCGAAGAGTCGAGCGTCCGACGGGAGACCACCGAGGCGACCCGAGCGGTGGTCGGATGGGTCGAGACCTTCCGGAACGCGCTCGCCGACGACGCGCTCCGGGGACTGGTGGTGGCGTTCTTCCTGCTCTCGGTCGCGTTCTCGGGCGTACAGGTGATGTTCATCCCGTTCGCGGCCGACCAGTTCGGCTTCGGTGCCAGCGAGACGGCCCTCCTCCTGACGTACATCGGCGTCCTCGGCGTCGCGTTTCAGGGCGTCCTCGTCGGGCGACTCTCGCGGCGCTACCCGGACTCGTCGCTCGCGGTGGCAGGTGCGGCCCTCCTGCTCGTGTCACTCGCGGCGCTTCCGTTCTCACCGGTACTCGGCCGGACGCTCTTTCCGGCACTCGGCGGAGCGGTCGGCCCGCCGTTCCTGACCCGCGAACTCCTCGCGCTCGTCCTCGTTCTGCCGGGACTCTCGCTCGGGAACGCGCTCCTCTCGGTGTCGCTGACTACGCTCGTCTCGAAGGCCGCGGGCGCGGCGGTGCAGGGGAGCGCCTTCGGTCTCACGCAGGGAGCGGGGAGTCTCGGACGGACGGTCGGTCCGCCGGTCATGGCGGCGCTCTACGTGGTCGCGTTCTGGACGCCGTTCGTGGTCGGGGCGGGGTTGCTGGTCGTCACACTGGCGGTCCTCGTCCGGCGGTCACGCGGTGTCGTCGGCCCCGTCGGGGCCGACTGA
- a CDS encoding DUF2267 domain-containing protein, giving the protein MKYDDFMGAVQHRLELPDTGRTVRATRAVLQSLGERLQEGEAADLAGPLPMEVDYYLESADSGQRFDYDEFVGRVADRANVERADAAYYGKVVVGLVSELVPAGEIEQVRAQLPEDYDDLFDLMDAEEVEE; this is encoded by the coding sequence ATGAAGTACGACGACTTCATGGGAGCAGTCCAGCACCGACTCGAACTGCCCGACACCGGGCGGACGGTCCGCGCGACCCGCGCGGTCCTCCAGTCGCTCGGCGAGCGATTGCAGGAAGGCGAGGCCGCGGACCTCGCGGGACCGCTCCCGATGGAGGTGGACTACTACCTCGAATCGGCCGACTCCGGACAGCGATTCGACTACGACGAGTTCGTCGGGCGCGTGGCCGACCGCGCTAACGTCGAACGCGCCGACGCCGCCTACTACGGGAAGGTCGTGGTCGGACTCGTCAGCGAGTTGGTTCCCGCCGGAGAAATCGAGCAGGTCCGCGCGCAACTCCCCGAGGACTACGACGACCTGTTCGACCTGATGGACGCCGAGGAAGTAGAGGAGTGA
- a CDS encoding universal stress protein — translation MYDRILVPTDGSDPAERAFEQALDLAATYDAELHVLYVVDVSALAGEFDAVTVVDKLEESGRKITRRLRERAESAGVSRVETRVAEGVPYRAILDYAADHDADLVVMGTHGRTGIDRYLLGSVTERVVRKSDVPVLTVRGDEES, via the coding sequence ATGTACGACCGCATCCTCGTCCCGACCGACGGGAGCGACCCGGCAGAACGCGCGTTCGAACAGGCGCTGGACCTCGCGGCGACCTACGACGCCGAACTCCACGTCCTCTACGTCGTTGACGTGTCGGCCTTGGCGGGCGAGTTCGACGCCGTGACCGTGGTGGACAAACTCGAAGAGAGCGGCCGGAAGATTACGAGGCGACTCCGCGAGCGAGCGGAGTCGGCGGGCGTCTCGCGCGTCGAGACCCGAGTCGCCGAGGGCGTCCCCTACCGGGCCATCCTCGACTACGCCGCCGACCACGACGCGGACCTCGTGGTGATGGGCACCCACGGGCGGACCGGCATCGACCGCTACCTCCTCGGCAGTGTCACCGAGCGCGTGGTCCGGAAGTCGGACGTGCCGGTGCTGACGGTGCGCGGAGACGAGGAGTCGTAG
- a CDS encoding VIT1/CCC1 transporter family protein, whose amino-acid sequence MASIRRFLDLLGREDVRSISRRYFISNGFDGTLTSIGVVIGAVLSGVPDGLTVVKIGVGAAVGLGTSGVWSVWEIERAETRAEIRRTERAMLTDLDDTQFERKQQGARTVHAIASGLGPLIGILLPLLPFFFEGVLLTLWQAAAVAVALGVGLLASFGAYMGRMSGQRWYVAAFRMGLAGLVVAAINIFLPG is encoded by the coding sequence GTGGCGTCGATTCGTCGCTTCCTCGACCTGCTTGGGCGCGAGGACGTGCGTTCGATTTCCCGTCGGTACTTCATCTCGAACGGGTTCGACGGGACCCTGACCAGCATCGGCGTCGTCATCGGTGCGGTCCTCTCGGGGGTCCCCGACGGTCTCACGGTGGTCAAAATCGGCGTCGGCGCGGCGGTTGGTCTGGGCACCTCGGGCGTCTGGAGCGTCTGGGAAATCGAGCGCGCCGAGACCAGAGCCGAGATTCGCCGGACCGAGCGCGCGATGCTGACAGACTTGGACGACACCCAGTTCGAGCGCAAACAGCAGGGTGCCCGGACGGTTCACGCGATAGCCAGCGGTCTCGGTCCCCTCATCGGGATTTTGCTCCCGCTACTCCCGTTCTTCTTCGAGGGCGTCCTGTTGACCCTCTGGCAGGCCGCCGCCGTCGCAGTCGCACTCGGAGTGGGTCTGCTGGCCTCGTTCGGCGCGTACATGGGCCGGATGTCGGGCCAGCGGTGGTACGTCGCCGCGTTCCGGATGGGACTCGCGGGTCTCGTCGTGGCGGCCATCAACATCTTCCTGCCGGGGTGA
- a CDS encoding DUF211 domain-containing protein: MASVRRIVADVLKPHDPSLAEFARRMSDVEGVAGANATLIELDKEVQNVKLTVEGDDISEDRLEAAIENVGGSLHSIDEVACGEYVVEERRTPQD, translated from the coding sequence ATGGCATCAGTTCGCCGAATCGTCGCCGACGTGTTGAAACCTCACGACCCCTCGCTCGCGGAGTTCGCCCGACGGATGTCGGACGTAGAGGGCGTGGCGGGCGCGAACGCGACGCTCATCGAACTCGACAAGGAGGTCCAGAACGTGAAACTCACCGTCGAAGGCGACGACATCTCGGAGGACCGACTCGAAGCGGCCATCGAGAACGTCGGGGGAAGCCTCCACTCGATAGACGAGGTGGCGTGCGGCGAATACGTCGTCGAAGAGCGACGGACGCCGCAGGATTAG